One Thiocapsa sp. genomic window carries:
- a CDS encoding glycosyltransferase has product MSILVLWARFGAYHLARLRGLAEVAGGVGRGVVGVEVAGQDHYGWDVCSGAAGFERRTLFPNQRYGDLEVRKIRLGVLTALDTTNPDVVAVNGWGVPEARAAIGWCRRRGVPAVLMSETKADDGGAPRRWWKEAVKRRLVERCDAALVGGRMQAAYLADLGFSRERIILGYDAVDNDYFAKGATAARADAVRWRAETGLPKRYFFACTRLLPRKNVDGLLRAYAEYRRRCREVPWDLVIAGSGEEASALFDLERHLGVHGVHWVGFLQYEQLPIYFGLASAFVHPAKSEPWGLVVNEAAASGLPLLVGRTVGAAYELVGDGDNGILFDAGRDTDITRALLAAGEASAEARAAMAERSVAIVAEWSPRRFGEQMMAAVRAAEVVSR; this is encoded by the coding sequence ATGAGCATCTTGGTTCTTTGGGCCCGGTTCGGTGCCTACCATCTGGCGCGATTGCGTGGTCTGGCCGAGGTGGCCGGGGGCGTTGGACGGGGCGTTGTTGGGGTGGAAGTTGCGGGTCAGGATCACTACGGGTGGGACGTTTGCTCCGGTGCGGCCGGTTTCGAGCGGCGAACGTTGTTCCCGAATCAACGGTATGGCGACCTCGAAGTCCGGAAGATTCGGTTGGGTGTGCTTACCGCATTGGACACGACCAATCCGGATGTGGTGGCCGTGAATGGCTGGGGTGTGCCGGAGGCACGTGCGGCAATCGGGTGGTGTAGGCGCCGTGGTGTTCCGGCGGTGCTGATGTCCGAGACCAAGGCGGACGATGGTGGCGCCCCGCGCCGATGGTGGAAGGAAGCCGTGAAGCGCCGTCTGGTTGAACGCTGTGATGCAGCTTTGGTGGGTGGACGGATGCAGGCCGCCTATTTGGCCGACCTAGGCTTTTCCCGCGAGCGGATCATTTTGGGTTACGACGCCGTCGACAATGATTACTTTGCCAAGGGCGCCACGGCAGCTCGGGCTGATGCCGTGCGTTGGCGGGCCGAGACCGGCTTGCCGAAGCGTTACTTTTTTGCCTGTACCCGCTTGCTGCCACGAAAGAACGTCGATGGACTGCTGCGGGCCTACGCCGAGTATCGGCGCCGGTGCCGTGAGGTGCCATGGGATCTGGTGATCGCCGGGAGTGGGGAGGAGGCGAGTGCCTTGTTCGATCTGGAGCGACACCTCGGCGTGCACGGCGTGCATTGGGTCGGTTTTCTCCAGTATGAGCAATTGCCGATCTATTTTGGTTTGGCCTCTGCTTTCGTGCATCCGGCGAAGTCGGAGCCTTGGGGGTTGGTGGTGAATGAGGCCGCGGCCAGCGGTTTGCCGCTTCTCGTCGGGAGGACCGTCGGCGCGGCTTACGAGTTGGTGGGCGATGGTGATAACGGCATCCTGTTCGATGCCGGGCGTGATACGGATATCACGCGTGCGCTACTAGCGGCGGGCGAGGCATCCGCCGAGGCCCGTGCGGCCATGGCTGAGCGCTCCGTTGCGATCGTGGCCGAGTGGTCGCCGCGGCGTTTTGGCGAACAAATGATGGCGGCGGTGCGTGCTGCTGAG
- a CDS encoding bifunctional 2-polyprenyl-6-hydroxyphenol methylase/3-demethylubiquinol 3-O-methyltransferase UbiG yields MHVLDAGSGNGMLAYQAWKKGNQVVGISFKSSEVVGARRLFNEYLHIPDSALSFIEGNLYVLDFPPDSFDEIICSETLEHLRRDEAVCRDFWRLLKPGGVLHLCAPNAEHPYNATFPLDLDERGGHVRPGYTLETWRALLEPIGFRIQASEGLGGPIRQFFNRHIKETQARFGPWAGLPIFAVALLFLPFERREAESRMPFSIYIQAVKPG; encoded by the coding sequence TTGCATGTCCTAGACGCCGGCTCAGGCAACGGCATGCTCGCCTATCAGGCATGGAAGAAGGGCAACCAGGTAGTCGGGATCAGCTTCAAGTCCTCCGAGGTCGTAGGGGCCAGACGTCTCTTCAACGAGTATCTCCATATCCCAGACTCCGCGCTGAGTTTTATTGAAGGCAACCTTTACGTCCTGGATTTTCCGCCCGATTCATTCGACGAGATCATCTGCTCGGAGACGCTCGAGCATCTCCGCCGTGACGAGGCGGTCTGCCGAGACTTTTGGCGGCTGTTGAAGCCGGGCGGGGTCCTGCATCTGTGTGCGCCAAACGCGGAGCATCCCTACAATGCGACCTTTCCGCTGGACCTTGATGAGCGCGGTGGGCATGTCAGGCCAGGCTACACGCTGGAGACTTGGCGCGCCTTGCTTGAGCCGATCGGTTTTCGGATTCAAGCCTCGGAGGGGCTTGGCGGGCCGATCCGGCAGTTTTTCAACCGTCACATCAAGGAGACGCAGGCCAGGTTCGGTCCATGGGCAGGGCTGCCGATCTTTGCGGTGGCGCTTCTCTTTCTCCCGTTTGAGCGTCGCGAGGCCGAGTCACGTATGCCCTTTTCAATTTATATCCAGGCGGTCAAGCCAGGCTGA
- a CDS encoding FkbM family methyltransferase, with protein sequence MAKLLHRYRQGLFLWKQLRPFSAFRLSLAEMIRRLIDKDAVVSYSQAGEDRLIEQILFQFAEYDRERIYVDVGANEPIRKSNTFRLYVRGWHGLAIDGNDEIVRRYQRNRPRDLAICAIVSKECRDATFQIMADPALSRISGPDAVTENTNIIESRALRTTTLAALFEQHGIPHYFGLLNIDVEGSDFDVLSSFDISIYRPALIVIEMHDFAVDTAGNNRIFAYLVSANYQMVAYAGRNGFFLDRSVYPASQH encoded by the coding sequence GTGGCCAAGCTCCTTCATCGTTATCGCCAAGGACTTTTTTTGTGGAAACAGCTTCGGCCATTCTCCGCCTTCCGGCTTTCGCTGGCGGAGATGATCCGAAGGCTAATAGATAAGGATGCTGTTGTCAGTTACTCCCAGGCTGGGGAGGATCGCTTGATCGAGCAAATTCTCTTTCAATTTGCCGAATATGATCGGGAGCGCATTTATGTTGATGTCGGTGCCAACGAGCCCATTCGAAAATCAAATACATTCAGGCTATACGTACGTGGATGGCATGGTCTCGCGATTGATGGCAATGATGAGATCGTCCGCAGGTATCAAAGAAACAGACCGCGCGACCTTGCGATCTGTGCAATTGTATCAAAGGAGTGTCGTGATGCAACGTTTCAAATCATGGCCGACCCGGCCTTATCTCGAATTTCAGGGCCAGATGCTGTAACAGAAAATACTAACATTATCGAGTCACGTGCGCTTAGAACCACGACACTTGCCGCACTTTTTGAGCAGCATGGGATCCCGCACTATTTCGGCTTGCTTAATATCGATGTTGAGGGATCGGACTTTGATGTGCTGTCGTCCTTTGATATCAGCATCTATCGTCCGGCTTTGATTGTGATCGAGATGCATGATTTTGCCGTCGACACCGCAGGGAATAATCGTATTTTTGCCTACTTGGTTTCGGCAAATTACCAGATGGTCGCCTATGCTGGGCGTAATGGATTTTTTCTCGACCGTTCCGTGTATCCTGCGTCGCAACACTAA
- a CDS encoding glycosyltransferase family 4 protein, with translation MADPPPMRIQVAQIGARRHYAVPRALATQGALESLITDACAEIPPWRWLDRLWSASGRPRGLRRLLERRLPEVPRSRISGLPLFALSNVWDRRGGESDTDRWARRNAAFCRAVIRSGFGRADAVYAYNGAALEIFQAARAQGLRTVLDQTAAPWRWNRELLEEERRRWPGWEDQPAEIDRSGRLAEREEAEWALADRIICGSAFARDALGELGGPVDRCAVVPYAGYRLPAAGVDRRTRRTDNELRVLFVGTLQLRKGLPYLLEALRQLADLRLKVRLVGPSRLSDWAMRELGRWCEIVGPVARDQVAAHYAWADVFVLPTLSEGSANVVYEAMAAGLAVITTPHAGSMIRDGVEGLLVPIRDGEALAVALTRLMEDQGLGSRLGETARSALAEVDPAVYADRLIKEVLET, from the coding sequence ATGGCTGATCCTCCGCCCATGCGAATCCAGGTCGCCCAGATCGGCGCGCGACGCCACTATGCGGTACCGCGTGCCCTGGCAACTCAAGGCGCCTTGGAATCCCTGATCACCGATGCCTGTGCCGAGATCCCCCCGTGGCGGTGGCTCGATCGGCTGTGGTCGGCGTCCGGGCGGCCCCGCGGGCTGCGTCGGCTGTTGGAGCGTCGCCTCCCGGAGGTACCGCGCTCGCGGATCAGCGGTCTGCCGCTCTTCGCGCTCTCGAACGTCTGGGACCGCCGGGGGGGGGAATCCGACACTGACCGATGGGCACGGCGCAATGCGGCCTTTTGCCGGGCGGTCATTCGGTCCGGTTTCGGCCGCGCCGATGCAGTCTATGCCTATAACGGCGCGGCGCTGGAGATCTTCCAGGCGGCGCGCGCACAGGGTTTGCGAACAGTGCTTGACCAGACCGCCGCGCCCTGGCGCTGGAATCGCGAGCTGCTCGAGGAGGAGCGGCGGCGCTGGCCGGGCTGGGAGGATCAGCCAGCGGAGATCGACCGCTCGGGACGCCTGGCCGAGCGTGAAGAGGCGGAGTGGGCGTTGGCGGACCGGATCATCTGCGGCTCGGCTTTCGCGCGCGACGCCCTGGGCGAGCTGGGCGGTCCGGTTGACCGCTGTGCCGTGGTACCCTATGCCGGGTATCGCCTACCAGCAGCGGGCGTCGACCGTCGGACACGGCGCACAGACAACGAACTGCGCGTGCTCTTCGTCGGCACCCTGCAGTTGCGCAAGGGTCTGCCCTATCTGCTCGAGGCCCTGCGTCAGCTTGCGGACCTACGGCTGAAAGTGCGGCTGGTCGGGCCTTCGCGGCTGTCGGATTGGGCGATGCGCGAGCTTGGCCGGTGGTGCGAGATCGTCGGCCCGGTGGCGCGTGACCAGGTCGCGGCGCACTACGCCTGGGCCGATGTGTTCGTGCTGCCGACACTCTCTGAGGGCTCGGCCAACGTGGTCTATGAGGCAATGGCGGCGGGGCTGGCGGTGATCACCACCCCACATGCCGGTTCAATGATTCGGGACGGGGTCGAGGGTCTTCTGGTGCCGATTCGAGATGGCGAGGCGCTGGCGGTGGCACTGACACGTCTTATGGAGGATCAAGGGTTGGGGTCACGTTTGGGTGAGACGGCGCGCTCTGCTCTCGCCGAGGTGGATCCGGCGGTATATGCCGATCGACTCATTAAGGAAGTCCTGGAGACCTGA
- a CDS encoding glycosyltransferase family 1 protein yields MWSAIGRVGSYATGVGKHVLRMSMGLAARPGWRVSFVMSSDLWVEEARRTEQSEMDALPSIQLPLPRRLLELLWRTVHVPSIDRWLDGADWLYCPKELYVPVRHARSAVTVHDVYRLEPEYRHLHRRQLWRWRWLLERAVNEADLVLAVSEFTKSRLVDLLAVPAEKIRVVGNGVDEGFFEIATADSARVTPYPKQRYVLSVGGVTHKKGGHALLAVADALGQVAPDLRLLVTGPVAPEFQGRLSATPNLVSLKRGFPDADMQRLVRGAEVALMLSEYEGFGIPALEAMAAGVPVVAARRASLPEVVGDAGLLVDPNKAKEIADLIYDLCVDSADRTDLIARGRDRAAGYRWSGCVDRLCAAMEEYTPGRATGSDGHRSVADG; encoded by the coding sequence ATGTGGTCTGCAATAGGGCGAGTCGGTTCCTACGCCACCGGCGTAGGGAAGCATGTACTACGCATGTCTATGGGGCTAGCAGCGCGGCCGGGTTGGCGAGTGTCCTTTGTCATGTCGTCCGACCTTTGGGTGGAAGAAGCGCGCAGGACTGAACAGTCGGAAATGGATGCGTTGCCAAGCATTCAGCTGCCGTTACCAAGGCGTTTACTCGAACTACTGTGGCGCACTGTCCATGTACCGTCCATCGATCGCTGGCTGGACGGCGCCGATTGGCTCTACTGCCCAAAAGAGCTCTACGTCCCAGTCCGGCACGCACGTTCTGCCGTGACGGTTCACGATGTCTACCGGCTGGAACCGGAGTACCGCCATCTGCATCGTCGCCAGCTTTGGCGCTGGCGTTGGCTGCTGGAGCGCGCGGTCAACGAGGCGGATCTTGTCTTGGCTGTGTCGGAGTTCACCAAGTCGCGGCTCGTTGACCTGCTGGCGGTGCCGGCGGAGAAGATCCGCGTGGTCGGCAACGGCGTGGACGAGGGCTTTTTCGAGATCGCCACCGCGGATTCTGCGCGGGTGACGCCCTATCCGAAGCAGCGCTACGTGCTGTCCGTCGGCGGCGTGACGCATAAAAAGGGGGGGCACGCATTGCTGGCGGTCGCCGATGCGCTGGGGCAGGTCGCCCCGGATCTGCGCCTCTTGGTGACCGGACCTGTCGCGCCCGAGTTTCAAGGGCGGCTCAGCGCAACCCCGAACCTGGTCTCGCTGAAGCGGGGCTTTCCAGACGCCGACATGCAACGCTTGGTGCGCGGGGCTGAGGTGGCGCTGATGCTCTCTGAATACGAAGGTTTCGGCATCCCGGCCTTGGAAGCTATGGCTGCGGGGGTTCCTGTCGTCGCAGCGCGGCGCGCGTCGCTGCCCGAGGTTGTGGGAGATGCTGGTCTCTTGGTTGATCCGAACAAGGCAAAGGAGATCGCCGACCTGATCTACGATCTCTGTGTTGACTCCGCGGACCGAACAGACTTGATCGCGCGTGGCCGCGACAGGGCGGCCGGCTACCGATGGTCTGGATGCGTGGATCGTTTGTGTGCGGCAATGGAAGAATACACTCCCGGTCGTGCGACTGGCTCTGATGGACATCGATCAGTCGCCGATGGCTGA
- a CDS encoding class I SAM-dependent methyltransferase, with amino-acid sequence MHFPKKLLKGVLSERAVALARRHFSPILSRVYAGNLHALAAIWRCDKEGLHSYANHYQKHFQSRRHAHLNLLEIGIGGYNHPTKGGASLRMWKYYFPNAQVHGIDIYDKKSLEEHRITIHQGSQEDESFLREVVENMGSLDIVIDDGSHINTHVIKSFEVLFPLLSEGGIYIIEDMQTAYWPSYGGKLSPKDPGYSMVDFLKERIDGLNHLDFLIEGYAPTLFDKNISAMHFYHNLCFIEKSKNREVAHWTEDKEALRTPM; translated from the coding sequence ATGCATTTTCCCAAGAAGTTGTTGAAAGGTGTATTGAGCGAGCGGGCGGTAGCACTAGCGCGTCGACACTTCTCGCCGATTCTTTCGCGAGTCTACGCGGGAAATCTTCACGCGCTCGCAGCCATTTGGCGCTGTGATAAGGAGGGTTTACATAGTTACGCCAACCATTACCAAAAGCATTTCCAGTCACGAAGACACGCGCATCTAAATCTGCTTGAGATTGGCATTGGCGGGTATAACCACCCAACTAAGGGGGGCGCATCTCTTCGAATGTGGAAATACTATTTCCCGAATGCTCAGGTCCATGGGATCGATATCTACGATAAGAAATCGCTCGAGGAACACCGGATCACCATCCATCAAGGCAGCCAAGAAGACGAGAGCTTTCTGCGGGAAGTCGTTGAAAATATGGGATCGTTGGACATTGTGATAGATGACGGAAGCCACATTAACACTCATGTCATCAAATCGTTCGAGGTCTTATTCCCTTTGCTTTCAGAAGGCGGGATCTACATTATTGAGGATATGCAGACGGCATACTGGCCCTCCTACGGTGGGAAACTATCGCCCAAGGACCCTGGATACTCTATGGTCGACTTCTTAAAAGAAAGAATTGACGGGCTCAATCACTTGGATTTCTTGATCGAAGGCTATGCCCCGACTTTATTCGATAAGAATATTTCCGCAATGCATTTTTATCATAATCTTTGTTTTATCGAGAAGAGTAAGAATAGAGAAGTTGCGCACTGGACAGAGGATAAAGAGGCACTGAGGACGCCCATGTGA
- a CDS encoding glycosyltransferase — translation MKRVLLAAHVLTEGERLLYSERFGVAQERFFCLPWPLKRAEDPTPAFRRAAIKSVVSSGRMFCDWVTLLKAAEGADWDLTIICAEEARPVVEVMAQRVGARVLSNVSLEEHQQLLARANVYVISLHEAHISSGQIRVMNAVRAGVPIVATKVLGLEGYLKDGKTAVLVNPGDTGAMRRGIDCLLRNPDRGVRLAETLWHEASMQTFEQYLDALKQTVHRILFMNHGRVSN, via the coding sequence TTGAAACGAGTACTCTTAGCCGCGCATGTTCTGACGGAAGGTGAGCGGTTGCTTTATTCAGAGCGTTTTGGTGTCGCACAAGAACGTTTTTTTTGTCTCCCCTGGCCTTTGAAAAGGGCCGAGGATCCTACGCCTGCGTTTCGTCGGGCGGCAATAAAATCTGTGGTTTCATCCGGACGCATGTTTTGTGATTGGGTCACATTGCTGAAGGCTGCTGAAGGGGCGGATTGGGATCTAACGATCATATGTGCCGAAGAGGCTCGGCCAGTGGTTGAAGTCATGGCGCAACGCGTAGGCGCACGCGTTTTGAGCAATGTGTCCCTGGAGGAGCATCAGCAACTATTAGCGCGTGCGAATGTTTATGTGATAAGCCTTCATGAAGCGCACATCTCTTCCGGGCAAATTCGCGTCATGAACGCCGTGAGGGCGGGAGTCCCAATCGTTGCAACTAAGGTTCTGGGGCTTGAAGGATATCTCAAAGATGGAAAGACAGCCGTGTTGGTGAATCCGGGTGATACAGGCGCGATGAGGAGAGGGATCGACTGTCTTCTGAGGAATCCTGATCGCGGTGTTCGGCTTGCTGAGACCCTTTGGCATGAAGCTTCGATGCAGACCTTTGAACAGTACCTTGATGCGCTCAAACAAACGGTCCATCGAATTCTTTTCATGAACCATGGCAGGGTGTCGAACTGA
- a CDS encoding glycosyltransferase family 4 protein produces the protein MLEDVSASIAYQSPPDRSPPNEVSATVDRCRAMPDSSIQPCKVLLLVSGLMYGGGQRVVIDLANAARRAGLDARVILLGYQTREFDRFAPAVVDYDGQYNRLSSLLGTAWRLRRELRRQGSAILHTHGWDADIIGWLASFGLPIIRIVHLHVTPDWIGSARVKHRVRRALTRGALGSAGTVIAVSDAVRAHWAAHFNIRDQRFVTIHNGVDIASFAPPVSTAVARQVHIIGVAARLAPMKGIEYLIDALALMHRQGVSLTCRIAGKGESRAALEERCLARGVSDRVHWLGHLEDMKAFYAGIDVFVLPSVSTEGLPLGILEAMACGVPVLATRVAGAPEAVRDGIDGQLVPPRDAEALANGLTQLLADSELRATMGRAGRERAECSFSTERFAGEVFAQYRSIWGHGCSGTASSKTGLP, from the coding sequence ATGCTAGAAGACGTGTCCGCATCGATAGCCTACCAATCGCCACCTGATCGCTCACCCCCGAATGAAGTGTCCGCGACCGTCGACCGCTGTCGGGCGATGCCTGACAGCAGCATCCAGCCATGCAAAGTGTTGCTTTTGGTCTCGGGATTGATGTATGGCGGAGGCCAGCGGGTTGTCATCGATTTAGCCAATGCTGCGCGACGCGCCGGGCTAGACGCGCGTGTTATCCTACTCGGGTACCAGACCAGGGAATTCGATCGCTTCGCACCTGCGGTTGTCGATTATGACGGTCAATATAATCGCCTTTCGAGCCTGCTGGGGACAGCCTGGCGTCTGCGCAGGGAACTGAGGCGTCAGGGATCGGCGATATTGCACACCCATGGCTGGGATGCGGACATCATCGGTTGGCTTGCTAGCTTCGGTTTGCCGATCATTCGCATCGTCCATCTGCACGTCACGCCAGATTGGATTGGTTCGGCGAGGGTCAAGCATCGGGTGCGTAGGGCCCTCACACGGGGAGCCCTTGGATCGGCGGGGACAGTCATTGCGGTCTCCGATGCTGTTCGTGCGCACTGGGCTGCGCACTTCAACATCCGAGATCAACGATTCGTCACGATCCATAACGGAGTGGATATCGCATCCTTCGCGCCGCCAGTGTCCACCGCCGTGGCGCGGCAGGTCCACATCATCGGGGTGGCGGCGCGGCTGGCGCCGATGAAGGGGATCGAGTACCTCATTGACGCCTTGGCATTGATGCATCGCCAGGGGGTTTCCCTGACCTGCCGGATCGCTGGAAAAGGAGAATCGCGTGCCGCCCTGGAAGAACGGTGTTTGGCCCGTGGGGTGTCGGATCGGGTCCACTGGCTGGGGCATCTAGAGGATATGAAAGCGTTTTACGCTGGGATAGATGTATTCGTCCTCCCTTCAGTCTCAACCGAGGGTTTGCCTTTGGGAATATTGGAGGCCATGGCCTGCGGGGTGCCCGTCTTGGCGACTCGGGTTGCGGGTGCGCCCGAGGCAGTGCGCGACGGAATTGATGGTCAACTCGTGCCGCCACGTGACGCAGAGGCTCTAGCGAATGGCCTGACGCAACTCTTAGCGGACTCTGAGCTACGGGCGACTATGGGGCGCGCGGGCAGGGAGAGGGCCGAGTGTTCTTTTTCTACGGAGCGTTTTGCAGGTGAGGTTTTCGCGCAGTACCGGTCAATCTGGGGGCACGGCTGCTCAGGAACGGCAAGTAGCAAGACAGGGCTTCCATGA
- a CDS encoding glycosyltransferase family A protein, translating into MSAEQVALRLGIEGNALDDGIGELWALGDGLQNLVSVIVPTYNRAGLITETLDSVFAQSYRPIELIVIDDGSLDETVAVVRAWVQGHEGDECFLTRIFKQDNAGAPVARNLGTLKSSGEFIQYLDSDDTLHPEKVGLQVAALQAGPHLDFAYGPVAKLEQPSHVVYCQSEMSQRRMILKHLVVPTLQTMSPLMRRVMVTRVGAWNKVLPPADDWEFYSRAVVIGFNGVYVPNAFSYYRAHGGERLTSHSRITQFVRGRFGQIESMLAHAPPALAADREFQVTAAWQLLISAAQFVTKGWDGDDEARYQLAMTIGKRGLVVSVARGTLMVRRIFGRRWAARLLLSLPWVYYRWTGLRGRWRGRSNMIEDRFCL; encoded by the coding sequence GTGAGTGCGGAGCAAGTTGCGCTTAGGTTGGGAATCGAAGGCAACGCGCTCGACGATGGAATCGGAGAGCTTTGGGCCCTTGGCGATGGTTTGCAGAATTTGGTGTCTGTCATCGTACCCACCTACAACCGTGCCGGTCTGATCACGGAGACGCTCGACTCGGTCTTTGCTCAGTCTTATCGGCCAATCGAACTGATCGTTATCGATGATGGTTCTCTTGATGAGACGGTTGCGGTCGTCCGTGCTTGGGTTCAGGGACACGAGGGCGATGAGTGTTTTCTGACGCGAATCTTCAAACAGGACAATGCTGGTGCGCCGGTTGCCCGCAATCTTGGAACACTGAAATCCTCCGGAGAGTTCATTCAGTATCTGGACTCAGATGACACGCTTCATCCGGAGAAGGTCGGGCTACAGGTGGCAGCACTGCAGGCGGGACCGCATCTGGATTTTGCCTATGGCCCGGTGGCGAAGTTGGAGCAGCCATCGCATGTTGTGTATTGCCAGTCGGAGATGAGCCAGCGGCGCATGATTCTTAAGCATCTTGTGGTGCCAACGTTGCAGACGATGAGTCCATTGATGCGCCGAGTGATGGTCACGAGGGTTGGGGCATGGAACAAGGTTCTGCCTCCCGCTGATGATTGGGAGTTTTATTCCCGAGCGGTGGTCATCGGCTTCAATGGAGTTTATGTTCCAAACGCGTTTTCCTACTACCGTGCGCACGGCGGAGAACGCTTGACAAGCCACAGTCGGATAACCCAGTTCGTTCGCGGACGCTTCGGTCAGATCGAGAGCATGCTCGCCCATGCGCCGCCGGCACTTGCCGCGGATCGTGAATTTCAGGTAACAGCCGCGTGGCAGCTTCTGATCAGCGCCGCTCAGTTTGTAACGAAAGGCTGGGACGGTGACGACGAGGCACGCTACCAGCTAGCGATGACCATCGGCAAACGTGGTTTAGTGGTTTCGGTCGCGCGGGGAACACTGATGGTGCGACGAATTTTCGGTCGTCGCTGGGCTGCACGTCTCTTGTTGTCGTTGCCTTGGGTCTACTATCGTTGGACTGGGTTGAGGGGGCGGTGGCGGGGTCGAAGTAACATGATCGAGGATCGTTTTTGTTTGTAA
- a CDS encoding glycosyltransferase, producing MKVFFISHGFPPMRHSGTFRSEAFVRYLPEFGIEPIVFTANEVVSFPIYDAGRADHSVDAAITPKVIRCNWRNERPEHTGVREVLAQGLRFPLVNTLVVQIQRSIFAASVGEYALRCVRSFSPSVIYASSPPVDTIVLARYLSIKTGLPYICDLRDPWTYFYTSKYRSYLDFLLERAYERWVLKNAAWVISNTEQAKRQLTHRVGIKASNIHVIPNGYDPKEFEQPSRTAALEHNHFNIVYTGLLSPFVPQSRATSRAMIKCLLGLDYRPVDCNQNHRSPYFFLRGLSLLVDRHPTLRQRIRCHFVGAFDSLLLAQLNSFEFPEMLQVHDAMTQADANEICKAADLLLLLQLSMKVGGKAECAAVPGKLFNYLRTGVPILAPMEDNDAAEIIRVRRAGYVCPPEDVNGIAFHLEHEFNDWQESQGRMNRDHPVPDAVGEFDRRSLTGRLAGLLESAAIKGQGL from the coding sequence GTGAAAGTGTTTTTCATTTCGCATGGTTTTCCACCAATGCGTCATAGTGGAACATTTAGAAGTGAAGCGTTTGTTCGATACCTGCCGGAGTTCGGAATAGAACCTATCGTTTTTACCGCCAACGAAGTCGTTTCGTTTCCAATCTACGATGCCGGGAGAGCCGACCACTCAGTTGATGCGGCCATCACTCCGAAGGTTATCCGATGCAACTGGCGTAATGAAAGGCCGGAGCATACAGGGGTGCGGGAAGTCTTGGCGCAGGGCTTACGTTTTCCTCTTGTAAATACTCTCGTAGTGCAGATACAGCGCTCGATATTTGCGGCGAGCGTAGGAGAGTATGCACTACGATGCGTTCGGAGTTTCTCTCCGTCGGTGATTTACGCCTCTTCGCCACCTGTAGATACGATTGTTCTCGCTCGTTATCTTTCTATAAAAACCGGACTACCATACATCTGTGATCTTCGCGACCCATGGACCTATTTTTACACTTCAAAGTATAGAAGCTATCTAGATTTTCTACTTGAGCGCGCCTATGAGCGCTGGGTGTTGAAGAATGCTGCTTGGGTGATTTCCAATACAGAGCAGGCGAAGCGTCAACTTACACATCGGGTTGGAATCAAAGCGTCGAACATTCACGTCATTCCAAATGGATACGATCCAAAAGAGTTTGAGCAGCCAAGTCGCACTGCGGCGCTCGAGCATAACCACTTCAATATCGTCTACACTGGACTGCTATCGCCATTCGTACCTCAGTCGCGAGCCACAAGCCGTGCGATGATCAAGTGCTTGCTGGGTTTGGATTATAGGCCGGTAGACTGCAACCAGAATCATCGCTCGCCTTATTTCTTTCTGCGGGGACTCTCCCTCTTGGTCGATCGTCATCCAACACTTAGACAGCGGATTCGATGTCACTTTGTCGGTGCGTTCGATTCTCTACTGCTTGCACAATTAAACTCGTTTGAATTTCCGGAAATGCTCCAAGTGCATGATGCAATGACTCAGGCTGATGCGAATGAGATCTGTAAAGCGGCGGATCTGCTTCTGCTTTTACAGTTGTCGATGAAAGTTGGTGGCAAAGCGGAATGCGCTGCAGTTCCCGGGAAGCTTTTCAATTATCTGCGCACTGGAGTGCCGATTCTCGCGCCAATGGAAGACAATGACGCCGCAGAGATAATCAGAGTTAGGCGTGCTGGATATGTTTGTCCACCTGAGGATGTTAACGGGATCGCCTTTCATCTGGAGCATGAGTTCAATGATTGGCAAGAAAGCCAAGGCAGAATGAACCGAGATCACCCAGTGCCGGACGCAGTTGGCGAGTTCGATCGGCGCTCTCTTACAGGACGTCTTGCGGGCTTGTTAGAGAGTGCAGCTATAAAAGGACAAGGATTGTGA